The following coding sequences are from one Calypte anna isolate BGI_N300 chromosome 18, bCalAnn1_v1.p, whole genome shotgun sequence window:
- the ARMC7 gene encoding armadillo repeat-containing protein 7 — protein MELGRLEYLQALVTEFQVTDSPEAKEQVLANLANFAYDPKNYEYLRQLQVLDLFLDALTEDNESLVEFAIGGLCNLCLDKTNKDYILEANGVEPIINCLSSSNEETVMSAVTTLMYLTTTQSRQQTTALPVVECMLRFSLSASRRLSNLATIFLEDYCTPLQVEEAKNLSKHTAVGIPLPKD, from the exons ATGGAGCTGGGTCGGCTGGAGTACCTGCAGGCCCTGGTCACCGAGTTCCAGGTGACGGACAGCCCAG AGGCCAAGGAGCAGGTCCTGGCCAACCTGGCCAACTTCGCCTACGATCCCAAAAACTACGAATACCTCCGTCAGCTCCAGGTCCTGGATCTGTTCCTTGACGCGCTCACCGAAGACAACGAATCCCTGGTGGAATTTGCCATTG GAGGTCTTTGCAACCTGTGCCTGGATAAAACCAACAAAGACTACATCCTGGAGGCAAACGGGGTGGAGCCCATCATCAACTGCCTCTCCAGCTCCAACGAGGAGACAGTCATGTCAGCTGTCACCACCCTGATGTACCTGACCACCACACAGTCGCGCCAGCAGACGACAGCTCTCCCTGTGGTGGAGTGCATGCTTCGCTTCTCTCTCTCAGCCAGCAGGAGACTAAGCAACCTGGCAACCATCTTTCTGGAGGATTACTGCACTCCACTGCAAGTGGAAGAGGCCAAGAATCTAAGCAAACACACAGCGGTGGGGATTCCCCTCCCCAAGGACTGA
- the NT5C gene encoding 5'(3')-deoxyribonucleotidase, cytosolic type codes for MLLAEALTTLLWEQDKPQRCPEASRCSLPLSSATGCCRSPPALLVGAGPGVPAPSHAYSYSYPRSRPALAGVAEPGAGGGMGGGAGAVRVLVDMDGVLADFEGAVLRGFHARFPGEPRVELEARRGFSVREQYRSVREDLGAKVASVYESPGFFLELDPIPGALEAMQEMIHMQDTEVFICTSPLRKYEHCIVEKYKWVEKHLGPEFVERIILTRDKTVVSADLLFDDKDTIRGAELNPSWEHILFTCCHNRHLQLQAPRRRLLSWEDDWKAILESKRRQ; via the exons ATGCTGCTTGCCGAGGCTTTGACCACCCTTCTCTGGGAGCAGGACAAGCCACAAAGGTGCCCAGAGGCATCGAGATGCTCCCTACCTCTGTCCAGCGCTACCGGGTGCTGCCGGAGCCCACCCGCGCTCCTCGTGGGTGCGGGCCCGGGGGTCCCCGCCCCATCTCATGCATATTCATACTCATACCCACGGTCCCGCCCCGCTCTCGCGGGGGTTGCGGAGCCCGGGGCAGGCGGCGGCATGGGCGGCGGGGCCGGTGCGGTGCGGGTTCTGGTGGACATGGACGGCGTCCTGGCCGACTTCGAGGGCGCGGTGCTGCGGGGCTTCCACGCCCGGTTCCCCGGAGAGCCGCGGGTGGAGCTGGAGGCACGGAGGGGCTTCTCGGTGCGGGAGCAATACCGCAGCGTGCGGGAGGACCTGGGG GCAAAGGTAGCCAGTGTCTATGAATCACCTGGCTTCTTTCTAGAGTTGGATCCAATTCCAGGAGCCCTTGAAGCTATGCAGGAGATGATCCACATGCAGGA CACTGAAGTGTTTATTTGCACAAGTCCTCTCCGGAAATACGAACACTGCATCGTGGAAAAG TACAAGTGGGTAGAAAAACATCTGGGACCTGAGTTTGTGGAGCGGATTATTCTAACCCGAGACAAGACCGTCGTCTCGGCTGACTTGCTGTTTGATGACAAGGATACCATTAGAG GTGCTGAGCTGAACCCGAGCTGGGAGCACATCCTGTTCACCTGCTGCCACAACCGGCACCTCCAGCTGCAGGCACCGCGCCGGCGCCTGCTCTCCTGGGAGGATGACTGGAAGGCCATCTTGGAAAGCAAGCGTAGGCAGTGA